DNA sequence from the Capsicum annuum cultivar UCD-10X-F1 unplaced genomic scaffold, UCD10Xv1.1 ctg66281, whole genome shotgun sequence genome:
AGCAAGTTAAAATGTGGCCTCTATCTGGTAGTCAACCCGTAACAATAGCCATGCATGACGCTCCTGTCAGGGAATTGGCTTGGATCCCAGAGATGAATCTCTTGGTCACAGGAAGCTGGGATAAGACTCTGAGGTAACTGGACTTTGAAGTTGAGCATATTGCATTTCTCAAAAATATCCATCTTAGGGccattttgttttattaaaatttaagagAGTTGAATCGTAATACACATTTGAGTGTTAAGATGTTGTCTTATGTAGGACACTGAA
Encoded proteins:
- the LOC124893844 gene encoding protein RAE1-like, which translates into the protein MGSGTNIGTVPKAAISHEQPVLCSAWKDDGTTVFSGGCDKQVKMWPLSGSQPVTIAMHDAPVRELAWIPEMNLLVTGSWDKTLR